The following are from one region of the Entelurus aequoreus isolate RoL-2023_Sb linkage group LG17, RoL_Eaeq_v1.1, whole genome shotgun sequence genome:
- the LOC133632461 gene encoding gastrula zinc finger protein XlCGF57.1-like isoform X1, whose amino-acid sequence MDDYCYAKMATSGKRKHERESAPPTSSKSPTEIKTKTTEHYVQQLIGHPEERSTQSGGSSTLNHEIPQPPCIKKEEEELCITQEGECLLGREEADYTKLPLTIVSVKIEEDEEKPQVDNLLLSDSETEDEVGVTLSSDTDCEDVHQLIGHPQPPHIKKEEEELWITQEGECLLGPQEADLTKLPLTVVSVKTEDDEEKPQVDNLLAPLSDSEAEDEVEEHLSSDEGDTRTHTDKHSACSKMKSDKKCLSCSVCAKSFNRKSNLTQHMVTHRGEKTYNCSVCSKSFSRKGNLTQHMKTHAEKHFCCSVCDKRFFFRQNLTRHIMRHKVGKPFKCSVGGKNFPKKCDSTQHTSTDTREKTFNCSDCGKIFPQKSNLTDHMRTHTGEKPFSCPVCGNSFSQKSHLTQHIRTHTGEKPFNCSVCHESFSQKSSLDDHMRTHSGEKPFICSFCSKGFFSRQGLTQHIMKHTGEEPLNCSVCGKSFPKESSMAEHMRTHTGERPFNCSVCAKNFSHKSSLSQHMRTHTEEKLFNCSVCGKNFSFKSNLIQHMRTHTGEKPFNCSVCSKIFSQKSCLTEHMRTHTGEKTFKCSVCGKSFPHKTNLIQHTRTHTGEKPFICSVCGKSFSQKNNMVQHMRSHTG is encoded by the exons acgtccagcagctgattggtcatccaGAAGAACGTTCCACTCAGTCAggagggagctccactttgaatcATGAGattccacaaccaccctgcattaaaaaggaagaggaggaactctgcatcactcaggagggagagtgtcttctaggacgagaggaagctgattacaccaagttgccactgactaTTGTCTCTGTGAAGATTGAGGAAGATGAAGAGAAACcccaagtagacaacctcttactGTCAGATAGTGAGACTGAAGACGAGGTTGGAGtgactttgagcagcgatacagactgtgaag atgtCCATCAGCTGATTGGTCATCCACAGCCaccccacattaaaaaggaagaggaggaactctggatcactcaggagggagagtgtcttctaggaccgcaggaggctgatctcaccaagttgccactgactgttgtctctgtgaagactgaagatgatgaagagaaaccacaagtagacaacctcttagctccactatcagatagtgaggctgaagacgaggttgaagaacatCTGAGCAGCGATGAAGGTGATACGAGGACTCACACTGATAAACACTCTGCATGCTCCAAAATGAAGAGTGATAAAAAATGTCTGAGCTGCTCGGTTTGTGCTAAAAGCTTTAATAGAAAaagcaatttgactcaacacatggtAACACACAGAGGAGAAAAAACATACAATTGTTCTGTTTGTAGTAAAAGTTTTTCTCGAAAgggcaatttgactcaacacatgaaaacGCACGcggaaaaacatttttgttgctCTGTTTGTgataaaaggtttttcttcaGACAAAATTTGACTCGACACATAATGAGACACAAAGTAGGAAAACCATTTAAATGTTCAGTAGGTGGTAAAAACTTTCCTAAAAAGTGTGATTCCACTCAACACACGAGCACCGACacaagagaaaaaacatttaattgctcCGATTGTGGTAAAatctttccccaaaaaagcaATTTGACCgatcacatgagaacacacacaggagaaaaaccctttagTTGTCCGGTTTGCGGTaacagcttttctcaaaagagccatttgactcaacacataagaacgcacacaggagaaaaaccatttaattgttcagtttgtcatgaaagcttttctcaaaagagcAGCTTGGATGATCACATGAGAACACActcaggtgaaaaaccattcatttgttcattttgTAGTAAAGGATTTTTTTCCAGACAAGGTTTGACCCAACACATAATGAAGCACACAGGAGAAGAACCATTGAACTGTTCAGTATGTGGTAAAAGCTTTCCTAAAGAGAGCAGTATggctgaacacatgagaacgcacacaggagaaagaccatttaattgttcagtttgtgctaAAAACTTTTCTCACAAGAGCAGTTTgagtcaacacatgagaacacacacagaagaAAAACTTTTTAATTGTTCCGTCTGTGGTAAAAACTTTTCTTTTAAGAGCAATTTgattcaacacatgagaacacacacgggcgaaaaaccatttaattgttcggtCTGTAGTAAAATATTTTCTCAAAAGAGctgtttgactgaacacatgagaacacacactggagaaaaaacatttaaatgctccgtttgtggtaaaagctttcccCACAAAACCAATCTGATTCaacacacgagaacacacacaggagaaaaaccatttatttgttcagtttgcggtaaaagcttttctcaaaagaaCAATATGGTTCAACACATGAGATCACACACAGGATaa
- the LOC133632461 gene encoding gastrula zinc finger protein XlCGF57.1-like isoform X2, producing MKCWLSRAGTPGGPLACASVGDISALLTRLRSGWFPVGPAVDWTPADVLDPLWTGLSQCYVRPTRHPLLSVSPRGGGLPTYAVLSKVSHSHSPTSHWDVHQLIGHPQPPHIKKEEEELWITQEGECLLGPQEADLTKLPLTVVSVKTEDDEEKPQVDNLLAPLSDSEAEDEVEEHLSSDEGDTRTHTDKHSACSKMKSDKKCLSCSVCAKSFNRKSNLTQHMVTHRGEKTYNCSVCSKSFSRKGNLTQHMKTHAEKHFCCSVCDKRFFFRQNLTRHIMRHKVGKPFKCSVGGKNFPKKCDSTQHTSTDTREKTFNCSDCGKIFPQKSNLTDHMRTHTGEKPFSCPVCGNSFSQKSHLTQHIRTHTGEKPFNCSVCHESFSQKSSLDDHMRTHSGEKPFICSFCSKGFFSRQGLTQHIMKHTGEEPLNCSVCGKSFPKESSMAEHMRTHTGERPFNCSVCAKNFSHKSSLSQHMRTHTEEKLFNCSVCGKNFSFKSNLIQHMRTHTGEKPFNCSVCSKIFSQKSCLTEHMRTHTGEKTFKCSVCGKSFPHKTNLIQHTRTHTGEKPFICSVCGKSFSQKNNMVQHMRSHTG from the exons atgaagtgctggctgtccagagccgggaccccgggtggaccactagcctgtgcatcggttggggacatctctgcgctgctgacccgtctccgctcgggatggtttcctgttggccccgctgtggactggactcccgctgatgtgttggatccactgtggactggactttcacaatgttatgtcagacccactcgacatccgttgctttcggtctcccctagagggggggggttacccacatatgcggtcctctccaaggtttctcatagtcattcaccgacgtcccactggg atgtCCATCAGCTGATTGGTCATCCACAGCCaccccacattaaaaaggaagaggaggaactctggatcactcaggagggagagtgtcttctaggaccgcaggaggctgatctcaccaagttgccactgactgttgtctctgtgaagactgaagatgatgaagagaaaccacaagtagacaacctcttagctccactatcagatagtgaggctgaagacgaggttgaagaacatCTGAGCAGCGATGAAGGTGATACGAGGACTCACACTGATAAACACTCTGCATGCTCCAAAATGAAGAGTGATAAAAAATGTCTGAGCTGCTCGGTTTGTGCTAAAAGCTTTAATAGAAAaagcaatttgactcaacacatggtAACACACAGAGGAGAAAAAACATACAATTGTTCTGTTTGTAGTAAAAGTTTTTCTCGAAAgggcaatttgactcaacacatgaaaacGCACGcggaaaaacatttttgttgctCTGTTTGTgataaaaggtttttcttcaGACAAAATTTGACTCGACACATAATGAGACACAAAGTAGGAAAACCATTTAAATGTTCAGTAGGTGGTAAAAACTTTCCTAAAAAGTGTGATTCCACTCAACACACGAGCACCGACacaagagaaaaaacatttaattgctcCGATTGTGGTAAAatctttccccaaaaaagcaATTTGACCgatcacatgagaacacacacaggagaaaaaccctttagTTGTCCGGTTTGCGGTaacagcttttctcaaaagagccatttgactcaacacataagaacgcacacaggagaaaaaccatttaattgttcagtttgtcatgaaagcttttctcaaaagagcAGCTTGGATGATCACATGAGAACACActcaggtgaaaaaccattcatttgttcattttgTAGTAAAGGATTTTTTTCCAGACAAGGTTTGACCCAACACATAATGAAGCACACAGGAGAAGAACCATTGAACTGTTCAGTATGTGGTAAAAGCTTTCCTAAAGAGAGCAGTATggctgaacacatgagaacgcacacaggagaaagaccatttaattgttcagtttgtgctaAAAACTTTTCTCACAAGAGCAGTTTgagtcaacacatgagaacacacacagaagaAAAACTTTTTAATTGTTCCGTCTGTGGTAAAAACTTTTCTTTTAAGAGCAATTTgattcaacacatgagaacacacacgggcgaaaaaccatttaattgttcggtCTGTAGTAAAATATTTTCTCAAAAGAGctgtttgactgaacacatgagaacacacactggagaaaaaacatttaaatgctccgtttgtggtaaaagctttcccCACAAAACCAATCTGATTCaacacacgagaacacacacaggagaaaaaccatttatttgttcagtttgcggtaaaagcttttctcaaaagaaCAATATGGTTCAACACATGAGATCACACACAGGATaa